One Antennarius striatus isolate MH-2024 chromosome 17, ASM4005453v1, whole genome shotgun sequence genomic window carries:
- the LOC137610773 gene encoding protein max-like isoform X1 yields MSENDDIEVDSDADKRAHHNALERKRRDHIKDSFHGLRDSVPALQGEKNSVKQASRAQILDKATEYIQYMRRKNHTHQQDIDDLKKQNALLEQQVRALEKAKGNTQLQTNYSSDSSLYTNRKGSAVSAFDGGSDSSSESEPEEPPNRKKLRVEAS; encoded by the exons ATGAGCGAAAACGATGACATCGAAGTCGACAGCGAT GCAGACAAGCGAGCTCATCACAATGCGCTTGAGCGCAAACGCAGGGACCACATTAAAGACAGCTTTCACGGTTTACGAGATTCTGTGCCAGCATTACAAGGAGAGAAG AACTCTGTCAAACAGGCTTCCAGAGCTCAGATTCTAGACAAAGCCACCGAGTACATCCAGTACATGAGGCGAAAAAACCATACCCACCAGCAAGACATCGATGACTTGAAGAAGCAGAACGCTCTGCTAGAGCAGCAGG TTCGTGCACTGGAGAAGGCCAAAGGGAACACTCAGCTCCAGACAAACTACTCCTCCGATAGCAGCTTGTATACAAACCGCAAAGGGAGCGCCGTGTCTGCCTTCGACGGCGGCTCTGACTCCAGTTCTGAATCTGAGCCAGAAGAGCCCCCTAACAGGAAGAAGCTGCGCGTGGAGGCCAGCTAG
- the LOC137610773 gene encoding protein max-like isoform X2 has product MSENDDIEVDSDADKRAHHNALERKRRDHIKDSFHGLRDSVPALQGEKASRAQILDKATEYIQYMRRKNHTHQQDIDDLKKQNALLEQQVRALEKAKGNTQLQTNYSSDSSLYTNRKGSAVSAFDGGSDSSSESEPEEPPNRKKLRVEAS; this is encoded by the exons ATGAGCGAAAACGATGACATCGAAGTCGACAGCGAT GCAGACAAGCGAGCTCATCACAATGCGCTTGAGCGCAAACGCAGGGACCACATTAAAGACAGCTTTCACGGTTTACGAGATTCTGTGCCAGCATTACAAGGAGAGAAG GCTTCCAGAGCTCAGATTCTAGACAAAGCCACCGAGTACATCCAGTACATGAGGCGAAAAAACCATACCCACCAGCAAGACATCGATGACTTGAAGAAGCAGAACGCTCTGCTAGAGCAGCAGG TTCGTGCACTGGAGAAGGCCAAAGGGAACACTCAGCTCCAGACAAACTACTCCTCCGATAGCAGCTTGTATACAAACCGCAAAGGGAGCGCCGTGTCTGCCTTCGACGGCGGCTCTGACTCCAGTTCTGAATCTGAGCCAGAAGAGCCCCCTAACAGGAAGAAGCTGCGCGTGGAGGCCAGCTAG
- the LOC137610522 gene encoding ras-related protein Rab-15-like, with product MAKQYDVLFRLLMLGDSGVGKTCILRRFTESEFDICHISTIGVDFKMKTIEVDGIKVRMQIWDTAGQERYQTITKQYYRRAQGIVFVYDITSSLSFQHLAKWVSDVDEFAPDMVQRILVGNKCDDELMRQVTKDQGSKLAETYGMEFFETSASSGINITEAFTRVAELVLQAHKRDVDSLLGSLDDYLEKADLEEEKGDQDSNNTQRTCAC from the exons ATGGCTAAACAGTACGACGTTTTGTTCAGGCTGCTCATGCTCGGAGATTCGGGGGTTGGGAAGACTTGCATCCTCCGCAGGTTCACAGAAAGTGAATTTGATATCTGTCACATTTCCACCATCG GAGTTGATTTTAAGATGAAAACAATAGAAGTAGATGGAATTAAAGTGCGGATGCAGATATG GGACACGGCTGGTCAGGAGCGATATCAAACTATTACCAAACAGTACTATAGGCGGGCACAG GGTATCGTCTTTGTGTATGACATCACAAGCAGCCTGTCTTTTCAGCACCTAGCGAAGTGGGTCAGTGATGTGGACGAA tttgCGCCAGACATGGTTCAGAGAATCTTGGTAGGAAACAAGTGTGATGATGAACTCATGAGGCAGGTGACAAAAGACCAAGGAAGCAAG CTAGCAGAGACCTATGGGATGGAATTTTTTGAGACCAGTGCCTCCTCTGGCATTAACATCACTGAG GCCTTTACTCGTGTTGCAGAGCTGGTGCTGCAGGCTCATAAGAGAGACGTGGACAGCTTGTTGGGCTCTCTGGATGAttatctggagaaagctgatttGGAAGAAGAGAAGGGTGATCAAGATTCCAACAACACCCAAAGGACCTGTGCCTGTTAG
- the gpx2 gene encoding glutathione peroxidase 2: protein MTFIAKTFYDLKATTLEGGVTDFNVFRGRVVLIENVASLUGTTTRDFSQLNQLQSKYPHRLVVLGFPCNQFGYQENCSNGEILNSLQHVRPGGGFQPNFTIFEKCDVNGTNTHPVFAYLKDKLPYPDDDPHSLIQDPRFLIWSPINRTDISWNFEKFLIGPEGEPFKRYSKKFPTIDIEPDIQRLLRLTKT, encoded by the exons ATGACGTTCATCGCCAAGACATTCTACGACCTGAAGGCCACCACGCTGGAGGGAGGCGTAACGGATTTCAATGTGTTCAGAGGACGGGTGGTCCTGATAGAGAATGTGGCCTCTCTCTGAGGAACCACCACCCGGGACTTCAGCCAGCTCAACCAACTCCAGAGCAAATACCCCCATCGGCTGGTGGTCCTGGGTTTTCCATGTAACCAATTTGGATATCAG GAGAACTGCTCCAATGGCGAGATCCTGAATTCCCTGCAGCATGTGCGTCCAGGCGGAGGCTTTCAGCCTAACTTCACTATCTTTGAGAAGTGTGACGTCAATGGAACAAACACTCATCCGGTCTTCGCCTATCTTAAAGATAAGCTCCCCTATCCTGATGATGACCCACACTCCCTCATACAGGACCCCAGATTTCTGATTTGGAGTCCAATCAACAGGACGGACATCTCTTGGAATTTTGAGAAATTTCTCATTGGGCCTGAAGGAGAGCCCTTTAAACGATACAGCAAAAAATTTCCCACCATTGATATTGAGCCTGACATTCAGAGACTGTTAAGATTAACTAAGACCTAA